A part of Cannabis sativa cultivar Pink pepper isolate KNU-18-1 chromosome 6, ASM2916894v1, whole genome shotgun sequence genomic DNA contains:
- the LOC115724424 gene encoding small ribosomal subunit protein eS19x, which translates to MATAKTVKDVNPHEFVKAYAAHLKRSGKVELPDYTDLVKTAKFKELAPYDPDWYFVRAASVARKVYLRGGLGVGAFRRIYGGSKRNGSRPPHFCRSSGAILRHILQQLESMNIVDIDTKGGRKITSNGRRDLDQVAGRIVSP; encoded by the coding sequence ATGGCCACAGCTAAGACAGTGAAGGATGTAAATCCTCACGAGTTCGTGAAGGCTTATGCTGCACATTTGAAGAGATCCGGGAAGGTGGAGCTGCCGGATTATACTGATTTGGTAAAGACTGCTAAATTTAAGGAGCTAGCTCCTTATGACCCTGACTGGTACTTTGTGAGGGCTGCCTCTGTAGCCAGGAAGGTATACCTTCGAGGGGGTCTTGGCGTTGGTGCATTTCGTAGGATTTATGGTGGATCGAAGAGGAATGGAAGTCGGCCTCCACATTTTTGCAGGAGCAGTGGTGCCATTCTTCGGCACATCTTACAACAGTTGGAGTCAATGAACATTGTCGACATTGACACAAAGGGGGGACGAAAAATTACATCTAATGGTCGCAGGGATCTTGATCAAGTCGCTGGAAGAATTGTCTCTCCATGA
- the LOC133039121 gene encoding uncharacterized protein LOC133039121: MNEISKLMDQGKRVALEVNDKGQYCGKSYAKLVSTLGVRCRQTIGLAYKNWKEVNQTLKNKVWKDIQTGFIVPDTFKHDCLIIAGKLMKDFKNRMTKDIIMPALKENDLGRLAQVPEKHPEIDAADWCKFVESRLTPEFLVR, encoded by the exons atgaatgaaatatccaaactaatggatcagggcaaaagagtggccctcgaagttaatgataaaggtcaatactgtggaaaaagctatgcgaagctcgtatccactctaggagtcagatgtcggcagacaatagggttggcttataaaaactggaaagaagtcaaccagactctgaaaaataaagtttggaaagacattcag acggggttcattgtgccggacaccttcaaacatgattgtctcatcatagctgggaagttaatgaaagacttcaagaataggatgacaaaagacatcataatgcccgcgttgaaagagaatgatctgggacgactagcacaagtccctgaaaagcacccggagatcgacgctgctgattggtgcaaatttgttgaaagtcgactaactcctgaatttctggtacgctaa
- the LOC133038817 gene encoding uncharacterized protein LOC133038817: protein MGLKSHDCHALMQHLLPIAIRSVFPKNVRECLTHVCIFFNRLCGKELELDKLDALHEHVVKTLCNLEKFFPPSFFDIMIHLMVHLVREARLCGPVWARWMYPFERNMKVLKSYVRNHYRPEACMVECYISEEAVEFCSEYMAGVEAIGISKPRTDPDDVDRGLRGKGTMVTVSKLELDQAQLVVMNNNAEVQPYITDHMELLQSMVPRNQKNKQKWVADQHRQTFIGWLRNTIISKLNEPTHGVSDVLSRIALGPTFAVAKHEAYIVRGKRFHTKSRDDAREVQNSGIRIVAETMHFASAKDRNLVLGTMTYYGVIEEIWELNYFAFRIPLFKCSWVDNNVGVKTDELGFTLVDLSKRGSKNDPFIMASQAAQVFYISDPANDKWSIVLSTPERRFLETEEDEENADLCYDDFIVGQPIHEQLMGIDRNIEEDDAEYIRNDINEGIWVNCDSGKHKQKKKRKHV, encoded by the exons atgggtctgaaatcacatgattgtcatgcgttaatgcaacatctacttccaattgccattagatcagtcttcccaaaaaatgttcgagagtgtttgacacatgtttgcattttctttaatagGCTGTGCGGGAAGGAATTAGAATTGGATAAGTTAGATGCATTACATGAACATGTAGTCAAAACATTGTGCAACCTGGAAAAGTTTTTTCCGCCATCTTTTTTTGACATCATGATCCATTTAATGGTTCATCTAGTGAGAGAAGCAAGGCTGTGTGGGCCGGTGTGggcgagatggatgtatccatttgaaagaaatatgaaggtacttaaaagttatgtgcgtaaccactatcggccagaagcatgtatggttgagtgctacatatctgaagaggctgtggaattttgttcagagtacatggctggagttgaggcaataggaattagcaaaccaagaactgacccagatgatgttgatagaggattaaggggcaaagggacaatggtgacagtgtccaagcttgaactagatcaagctcaattagtcgtgatgaacaataacgcagaggttcaaccatatataac tgaccatatggagctgttacaatcaatggttccaagaaatcaaaaaaataaacaaaaatgggttgcagACCAACATCGTCAAACTTTCATTGGGTGGTTAAGGAATACCATTATATCAAAGTTGAACGAACCGACTCATGGAGTATCTGATGTGTTGAGTCGTATTGCCCTTGGACCAACTTTTGCGGTTGCAAAGCATGAAGCGTACATTGTAAGGGGTAAACGTTTTCATACAAAGTCAAGAGATGATGCTCGAGAGGTTCAAAATAGTGGTATACGTATCGTCGCAGAAACTATGCACTTTGCAAGTGCAAAAGATAGAAACCTTGTTTTAGGTACTATGACGTATTACGGGGTCATTGAAGAAATATGGGAGCTCAATTATTTTGCGTTCCGAATTCCACTTTTTAAGTGTTCTTGGGTTGACAACAACGTTGGAGTAAAAACTGACGAGCTTggttttactttggttgatttaagtaagagaggaagcaagaatgatccattcatcatggctagccaagcagctcaagttttttacatttctgatccggctaatgataaatggtctattgttttatcgacaccagagaggaggttcttagagactgaagaggatgaggagaATGCTGACTTATGTTACGATGACTTCATTGTTGGACAACCAATTCATGAGCAACTTATGGGAATTGATCGTAACATTGAGGAAGATGACGCTGAATACATTAGAAACGATATCAATGAGGGAATATGGGTCAATTGTGATTCaggcaaacataaacaaaaaaagaaaagaaaacatgtctaa
- the LOC115695130 gene encoding protein neprosin-like yields the protein MWCFEIQVLGILSFIISLLTLSSTASYSSTLQPKVDTKTINSHMIKTIQSEDGDIIDCIDLYKQPAFDHPALRNHTIQMAPSYNKAAERNDDDINNREIRISQVWKRSGMSCPKGTIPVRRGIINSRLTTTAANIIRKTPPHHSHNNNNLSLLQTNHSKAILLTVGYRYLGAKGDIKVCYPQVEKDDDYSTSQVTLSNGDYYDYESVESGWAVNPRLYGDRQTRFFVYWTSDGSKTSGCFDLTCPGFVQTSNEIALGAAIYPTSFPHDLSYEITIYIFKDAETSNWWVEYGNRIKIGYWPGELFKELRSNADSVEWGGEVYSDRVGHTPHSSTAMGNGRFPEGMYGNSGYIKRIRIHDNSLYLKFPEWVETYTDEYNCYDVDYVGDYIADPEFYYGGPGRNPICP from the exons ATGTGGTGTTTTGAGATACAAGTGTTGGGAATACTTAGCTTTATTATTAGTCTCTTAACGTTATCCAGTACTGCTAGTTACTCCTCCACACTACAACCCAAAGTTGATACCAAAACGATCAATTCCCACATGATCAAGACCATACAG AGTGAAGATGGAGATATCATTGACTGCATTGATTTGTACAAGCAGCCAGCATTCGATCATCCCGCCCTACGTAATCACACCATCCAG ATGGCACCCAGCTATAATAAGGCCGCAGAGAGAAATGATGATGATATTAATAATAGGGAAATAAGAATTAGTCAAGTATGGAAAAGAAGTGGAATGAGTTGTCCAAAGGGAACCATTCCAGTTCGACGAGGAATAATCAACAGTAGACTTACTACAACTGCTGCTAATATTATAAGGAAAACTCCTCCACACCATTcacataataacaataatttgtcTCTTCTACAAACAAACCACTCG AAGGCAATACTGCTTACAGTAGGGTATAGATATTTAGGAGCAAAAGGAGACATCAAAGTTTGTTATCCTCAAGTGGAGAAAGACGATGATTACTCCACTTCTCAAGTTACACTCTCCAATGGTGATTACTATGATTACGAAAGCGTCGAATCAGGATGGgcg GTAAACCCGCGTCTTTATGGAGACAGACAGACTCGATTCTTTGTATATTGGAcg AGTGATGGTTCAAAAACAAGTGGTTGCTTTGATCTAACATGCCCAGGCTTTGTTCAAACGAGCAATGAAATAGCTCTTGGCGCAGCAATCTACCCAACATCCTTCCCTCATGACCTTTCTTACGAAATAACCATTTACATTTTCAAG GATGCTGAAACAAGCAACTGGTGGGTGGAATACGGAAATAGGATAAAGATAGGGTATTGGCCTGGGGAGCTATTCAAAGAGCTGCGTTCGAACGCGGACAGCGTGGAGTGGGGAGGAGAGGTGTACAGCGATAGAGTGGGGCACACACCACACAGTTCCACCGCAATGGGAAATGGTAGGTTTCCTGAGGGAATGTATGGAAACTCAGGCTACATTAAGAGAATCCGAATCCATGACAACTCTCTCTACTTGAAATTCCCTGAATGGGTTGAGACTTACACTGATGAGTACAACTGCTATGATGTTGACTATGTTGGAGATTATATTGCTGACCCTGAGTTTTACTATGGTGGCCCAGGAAGAAATCCTATATGTCCTTAA